The genomic region AACGGTCATCAGTGAGCCGGATCCTGATCCCGCCGCCCGCGAGATGTTCCCCGAGGCCATCGCGGCCGAGCCGCGCTTCCTGTGCTTCCTGTTCTTCGTCCTGCAGGCCGAGTAGCAACCAGAACGACCTGACCGTTGGGAAGCGGTCAGCTGTTCTCGTCGTCGGCCGCTTTCTCGTCGGTGCTCGGGTCACGCAGTGGGCACAGCCCGGCCGCCGGCGTGCGGGTGAGGGCGTAGCGGCCGAGGAAGTCCAACGCGACTTCCAACGAGAACTTACCTACGACGGGCTCCGGGCCGCCGAAGCCAAGGACAAGAAGGGCGGGCACCGCCCAGCCGTCCCAGCCGACAAGACCGACACCGTCCGCACCGCCTGGCGGACCACGGTGGCCGGGTTGTGCGGGCGGCCGGTCTCCCCCAGGACCTGGAGGGTGTCGTTGTAGGTGTTGCGGAGCACGCCCGCGGTGAACTCCAGCTGGTCCGCTTCCAGGTGCGCCAGGCGTTCGACGATCGCGACGCGGTCCCGGGCCGCGTAGGCGCGCATCAGGTCGAGCGCCCGCCACGCGGCCTCGTTCATCCGGGGGTCGGTGAGGTCCTGGAAGTCCTGGGTGTTCTTCATCGTGTCCCCGTGGCCGATCGGGCGCCGGTGTCCGCCGGTGTTCGGGGGCGGGGCACGGCGGCGACCGCCCCGAGGTCGAGGTACGCGAGCCGGTGCTCACACTGCGGCATGCGCCTGCGGTGCCTGGCGAGCTGACGCACCGCCCACCGGGCATCCGCCTCGAAGCCGCTGCCCGGCTCCCAGGCCCCGTCAGGCTGACGTGTCTGGACGACGTACTCGACGGCCGTGATCGTCTCCCGCGGTGCATCCGCAGCAGGGAGAGCAGAAGGACAGCCGGTGAGCGCGTCCCAGGACTCGCGGGTGTGCTGGAGAGGATCGATCACCCCTGACAGCGGGCCCGGCCACCCGGCGCCCTCCGCTCGGCGTACCGCCTCAGCCAGGCTGCTGGCGAAGCGGTTGATCAGCAGACGAGACCCGTAGCTGTCACCGAGCACGAGCAGCAACTACTCGTACGGGCCAGGGCGCTCCGCCGCCGGGGCGCCGCTCATGTCTGTTCCCCCATCGTCGTACAGCTCGCCATCCGCACCGCGCGCTCACGCGCCCTTCACGGGGCGGGCGGTCCAGTCGCACATCGAACGGTTGCGGTAGGCAAGGCGGGCGGTCCGGGTACGCACGGACCACGTCACAGTGACGAGGCCGCGGCATTCAAGGACCGCGACAGTGGCGCGGCTGATGCCGTTGTAGGCGAATTCCTCACCCTTGGCACGAATCTGACGCAGGGCTCGGTCCTGAGCGGGCGTCAACTGCTTCGACATTTAGACCTCCCCTGTCCGTCAGCTGTTTTTGTACCTACAGAATGCATTCACAATTGGACCCTGTCAACCGATCCGGGCAGATAATGCTAGTTTCTGTACCTACACAACAGAGGAGGAGAGATGGCCAGGCCAGCCACCGGCAAGACACCACTGCGGAACATCCGCGTACCCGACCAGCTCTGGGACGACGCGAAGGCGGAAGCGAAAGAGGAAGGGCGCTCGCTGACCGACGTCATCGTGGGCGACCTGCACCGCTACGTGAACCGGCGACGCCGCGAACGAGGCGCAGCAGACAGCGAGCCGCAGCGAGAGTCGGACAACCACCCCGAATAGTTCCCGCGCGCTGCACACTCCCACCGGAACCCGACGCGCAGCCCGTCAGGAAAGCGACGTGGGATTCCGCGGGGACGGGACCGCTCGCAGGAGCTCCCACAGAGGGCGCTGCCCGCCCGCCCAGGCGGACAGGGTCTGGCGGTCCACCAGGTGCAGGCGCTGGGACCGGGCGAACTCCTGGGCGGGCCGGGAGAAGCGGCCGTTGGTGACCAGCACGACTACGTCGCCCCGGTGAACGGGACGGCCGGTGCCGTTGAGGACGTGAAGGTCCGGAGTCCCCACCGCGGCCCCGGCAATCCCCGCCTTACGGTGCTTGCACTGCAACACCCAGCGGCGACCGAAGGGATCGGTCGCCTTCACGTCAGCGCCGTTGTCCCCCGCTCCCACCTGAACCGCGCCAGAACAGCCATCGCGGAACATCAAGTCACGCACCGCGTACTCGAACTCACGGTGATGCAGCCGGTCCAGGTGCTCCACCGAGTAGCGCAGCGCCTGGACAGCCTCCCGCCCCTGGCGGAACCGCGCGTTGCGGCAGAAGTGCCACAGCACACCCCCCACAGCCGCGGCAGCAAGAACGGTGGGCACGATCCACGGATTCGCGGCGATCTAGGCACTGTTTCTCGGATCATGTTCGGAGCCAGATGACGAGGGCTGCGAGTGTGACGGTGCCGAGGTAGATGTAGGCGCGTTTCTCGTAGCGGGTGGCGACGGCGCGGAAGCCTTTCAGACGGTTGATTGCGCGTTCGACGGTGTTGCGTTTCTTGTATCGCTCGCTGTCGAAACCGGTGGGACGGCCGCCTCGGGAACCGCGATTCTTGCGGTGTCTCTGCTGGTCGAGGCGTTCGGGGATGGTGTGCCGGATTCCGCGTCGTCGCAGGTAACGCCGGGTTTTCCGAGAGGTGTAGGCCTTGTCCGCGAGGACATGGTCGGGCCGGGTCCGGGGCCGGCCGACTCCGGTTCGGGGCACGGAGACCTGCTCCAGTACTCGCTCGAACTGGGGGCCGTCACCGTAGTGTCCGGGTGTCAGGACGAGGGCGAGTGGCCGGCATCGCCCATCGGCGGCAAGGTGGATTTTGGTGGTGAATCCGCCGCGGGAACGTCCCAGACACTCGCCGATCTGACCACTTCCTCCAGCCGGACTGCCAGTTTCCTCAACACCGGATCGACCTGGTTCGTCCCCCCAGCGATCCCCCTTTGAGGGACCGCGACCGCCGGCGCCTTCCTCGCGCCAGCGGCGTGCTGGTGGGCCCGCACAACTGTCGAGTCCACCGACACATCCCAGTCGATCCCGCCCACCGCGTCCTCGGCCGACTGGATGCGGGACAGCAGCATCGCCCATGTCCCATCCGCTGACCAGCGGCGATGTCGTTTATAGACCGTCTCCCACGGCCCGAACCGCTCCGGCAGATCCCGCCACTGCACACCGGTCCGCACCCGGTAGAGAACCCCGTTGATCACCCGACGGTGGTCGCTCCACCGACCACCACGCGCACCACCAGGAGGTAAGAACGACCCCAGCCGATCCCACTCCGCATTCGTCAGATCCCCACGGCCCATACAGCCACCCTCGCCCCAACACCCCACCCACGTCAGGAGATCCGAGAAACAGTGCCTAGG from Streptomyces sp. NBC_01267 harbors:
- a CDS encoding IS5 family transposase (programmed frameshift); the protein is MGRGDLTNAEWDRLGSFLPPGGARGGRWSDHRRVINGVLYRVRTGVQWRDLPERFGPWETVYKRHRRWSADGTWAMLLSRIQSAEDAVGGIDWDVSVDSTVVRAHQHAAGARKAPARGPSKGDRWGDEPGRSGVEETGSPAGGSGQIGECLGRSRGGFTTKIHLAADGRCRPLALVLTPGHYGDGPQFERVLEQVSVPRTGVGRPRTRPDHVLADKAYTSRKTRRYLRRRGIRHTIPERLDQQRHRKNRGSRGGRPTGFDSERYKKRNTVERAINRLKGFRAVATRYEKRAYIYLGTVTLAALVIWLRT